In a single window of the Phaeobacter sp. G2 genome:
- a CDS encoding carboxymuconolactone decarboxylase family protein: MVTATLHTLETAPEAAKPRLEEAIKTYGMVPNLYAVMAESPSLLEGYFQLHRLAEASGFSPEERTVVWLTINVANQCHYCVPAHTMIAQAEKIDTAIIDALRDETPLPSDRLEALRSFALAIRETHGHPSEAATSRFFKAGYDNKAMMDLLVIYAQKILSNFTNSLFDTPVDAPFQVFAWEPATE; encoded by the coding sequence ATGGTCACCGCCACACTCCATACCCTTGAAACCGCCCCAGAGGCCGCAAAACCCCGGCTGGAAGAGGCCATCAAGACCTATGGCATGGTTCCAAACCTCTATGCCGTCATGGCCGAAAGCCCCTCCCTGCTGGAAGGGTATTTTCAGCTCCACCGACTGGCAGAGGCCTCCGGTTTCAGCCCGGAAGAACGCACAGTCGTCTGGCTGACAATCAATGTTGCCAACCAGTGTCACTACTGCGTGCCAGCCCATACGATGATCGCGCAGGCCGAGAAGATCGACACTGCAATCATTGATGCATTGCGCGATGAAACCCCACTGCCAAGCGACCGACTGGAAGCCTTGCGCAGCTTTGCGCTGGCCATCCGTGAAACACATGGCCACCCGAGCGAGGCCGCAACCTCGCGTTTCTTCAAAGCCGGATACGACAACAAGGCGATGATGGACCTCCTGGTGATCTATGCCCAGAAAATCCTGTCGAATTTCACCAACTCGCTGTTTGACACCCCAGTCGACGCGCCGTTTCAGGTCTTTGCCTGGGAACCGGCCACAGAATAA
- a CDS encoding invasion associated locus B family protein, which translates to MASKLARVIAGLCLAAMATTATAQQTTTDNRVGANVDWSVFQGDSPKECWGVSAPKETVNTRDGRVVAVRRSEIQLFVFFRPDNGGNGQVTFTGGYPFAPGSTVNMTIGDSEFELFTEGEWAWPATAADDAKIITAMKRGAGAVLTARSARGTQTKDTFSLLGFTAAIEDAEKRCGS; encoded by the coding sequence ATGGCATCGAAACTCGCCCGTGTGATCGCGGGCCTGTGTCTGGCCGCTATGGCCACAACTGCAACCGCGCAGCAAACCACCACCGACAATCGCGTCGGTGCCAATGTGGATTGGAGCGTCTTTCAGGGTGACAGCCCAAAAGAATGCTGGGGCGTGTCTGCCCCCAAAGAAACCGTCAATACCCGCGATGGCCGCGTGGTCGCCGTGCGCCGCAGTGAAATTCAGCTCTTTGTCTTTTTCCGCCCCGACAATGGCGGCAATGGTCAGGTGACCTTTACCGGTGGCTACCCCTTTGCGCCCGGATCAACGGTCAACATGACAATTGGCGACAGCGAGTTTGAACTTTTCACCGAGGGCGAATGGGCCTGGCCTGCGACGGCGGCAGATGATGCCAAGATCATCACCGCCATGAAACGTGGCGCTGGTGCGGTGCTGACGGCGCGCTCAGCGCGGGGCACCCAGACCAAGGACACCTTCTCGCTGCTTGGGTTTACCGCAGCCATTGAAGACGCCGAAAAGCGCTGCGGCAGCTAA
- a CDS encoding TSUP family transporter has protein sequence MLEVGIETLLLLMAAGFVAGFIDAVAGGGGLITVPVLLLAGANPVTALATNKIQGLFGAATAARAYAKGGHVKLRDQAGSALIAFVASILGALLITILPTGWIRMILPVLLIGIALFFAFKKGLGDQDRTRRLGPATFALTMVPLCGAYDGLLGPGAGSFYMLAFVSLAGYGILKATAHTKLLNLASNAGALCAFALVATPWWITGLCMGVAQIAGAQAGATLAQTKGAGLIKPLLVLTSVALAIKLIWDML, from the coding sequence ATGCTGGAAGTGGGTATTGAGACCCTGCTGTTGCTGATGGCAGCGGGGTTTGTTGCCGGGTTTATCGACGCGGTTGCGGGGGGCGGTGGCTTGATCACCGTGCCTGTGCTGCTGCTGGCCGGCGCCAATCCGGTCACGGCACTGGCCACCAACAAGATCCAGGGCCTGTTTGGCGCCGCCACGGCCGCTCGCGCCTATGCCAAAGGCGGCCATGTTAAACTGCGGGATCAGGCAGGGTCAGCGCTGATTGCCTTTGTGGCTTCCATCCTTGGCGCCCTGTTGATCACCATCTTGCCCACCGGTTGGATCCGGATGATCCTGCCGGTTTTGCTGATCGGCATTGCTCTGTTTTTTGCCTTCAAAAAGGGGCTTGGCGATCAGGATCGTACCCGCCGCCTTGGACCCGCGACCTTTGCCCTGACCATGGTGCCGCTTTGTGGGGCCTATGACGGGCTACTGGGACCGGGGGCTGGCAGCTTCTATATGCTCGCCTTTGTCTCGCTTGCGGGCTACGGCATCCTCAAGGCAACCGCCCATACCAAACTGCTGAACCTGGCCTCAAATGCCGGGGCGCTTTGCGCCTTTGCCCTGGTGGCAACGCCCTGGTGGATCACCGGGTTGTGCATGGGCGTTGCGCAGATTGCCGGTGCACAGGCTGGCGCCACTCTGGCCCAGACCAAAGGCGCGGGCCTGATCAAACCCCTGCTGGTGCTTACCTCGGTTGCCTTGGCGATCAAACTTATCTGGGACATGCTCTAA
- a CDS encoding asparaginase, translating into MTKPVPMAEVWRGSLLESLHLGHAVICDDSGQIVRSWGDADAVIYPRSSAKMIQALPLVTSGAAAKYGLSSEQLALSCASHNGAHIHTDRVNSWLAQLELGDDDFRCGPQEPDDIPARNALIKTDTSPCQVHNNCSGKHAGFLTLNQHLGAGPDYVEIDHPVQQACLTAFEEVTGMESPTYGIDGCSAPNFATTVHGLARAMSWFASAADRSDRASDAAAQLVSAMATHPDLVAGETRACTNLMRAMGGKVAVKTGAEAVFVAIIPEKKLGVAVKITDGATRASECVIASILVGLGVLEADHPETRKYVNAPLLNRRGIHCGSVRPSAEMLF; encoded by the coding sequence ATGACAAAACCAGTTCCAATGGCAGAAGTTTGGCGCGGATCCCTACTGGAGAGCCTGCATCTGGGCCATGCGGTGATCTGCGATGACAGCGGTCAGATTGTGCGCAGTTGGGGCGATGCGGATGCGGTGATCTACCCGCGCAGCTCGGCCAAGATGATCCAGGCGCTGCCGCTGGTTACCTCTGGGGCGGCCGCCAAATATGGGCTCAGCTCAGAACAGTTGGCACTGTCCTGTGCCTCCCATAATGGCGCTCATATCCATACCGACCGGGTGAATTCCTGGTTGGCGCAGCTGGAGCTGGGCGATGATGATTTCCGCTGCGGGCCGCAAGAGCCGGATGATATCCCGGCCCGCAACGCGTTGATCAAGACCGACACCAGCCCCTGCCAGGTGCATAACAACTGTTCCGGTAAACACGCCGGGTTTTTGACCCTGAATCAGCACCTGGGTGCTGGGCCGGACTATGTCGAGATTGACCACCCGGTGCAGCAGGCCTGCCTCACGGCTTTTGAAGAAGTTACGGGCATGGAGAGCCCCACCTATGGCATTGACGGCTGCTCGGCGCCAAACTTTGCCACCACGGTACATGGCCTGGCGCGGGCGATGTCCTGGTTTGCCTCGGCTGCGGATCGCTCTGATCGGGCGTCGGATGCGGCGGCGCAGCTGGTTTCGGCGATGGCGACCCATCCGGATCTGGTGGCGGGAGAAACCCGCGCCTGCACCAACCTGATGCGGGCCATGGGCGGCAAGGTTGCGGTGAAAACCGGAGCCGAAGCGGTGTTTGTTGCCATCATTCCCGAAAAGAAACTGGGCGTTGCGGTGAAGATCACGGATGGCGCCACCCGCGCCAGTGAATGTGTCATTGCCTCCATCCTGGTGGGGCTGGGAGTGTTGGAGGCGGACCACCCGGAGACCCGTAAATATGTCAATGCGCCCCTGTTGAACCGGCGCGGCATTCATTGCGGCTCGGTGCGCCCCAGTGCCGAGATGCTGTTCTAG